A region of Desulfomonilia bacterium DNA encodes the following proteins:
- a CDS encoding transketolase, translating into MPLTKEEIKGLGKKAWDIRKLIVETTFTCGGSHLGGSLSQTDVLVALYWKYMNIDPSNPAWEDRDRFILSKGHGGVGWAAVLGEKGYFDKDLLKNFNKTGSPFGMHLDSLKVKGCDASTGSLGHGLAIAVGLAIGAKMKKKSYRTYCMVGDGELCEGTNWEAAIIATHHKLDNLTLFVDRNKFMIDGPTEDITSLEPIDAKFQAFGWETITIDGHDFAQIGDAIEKAQANKGKPTVIICNTIKGKGVELFENKSQWHYGGINSDLKEQALACLDKFYCEL; encoded by the coding sequence ATGCCGTTAACAAAAGAGGAAATCAAGGGATTAGGAAAGAAGGCGTGGGATATCAGGAAACTGATAGTTGAAACCACATTTACCTGCGGCGGGTCACATCTCGGCGGATCACTTTCACAGACGGATGTTCTTGTCGCCCTGTACTGGAAGTACATGAACATCGATCCGTCAAATCCGGCATGGGAAGACCGGGACAGGTTCATTCTCAGCAAAGGTCACGGCGGGGTAGGCTGGGCGGCGGTCCTTGGCGAGAAGGGGTATTTTGACAAGGACCTCCTGAAGAACTTCAACAAGACCGGTTCTCCTTTCGGAATGCACCTTGATTCCCTTAAAGTTAAGGGTTGTGACGCATCCACGGGTTCACTCGGACACGGGCTGGCAATAGCGGTAGGTCTGGCAATCGGCGCCAAGATGAAAAAAAAGTCTTACAGAACTTACTGCATGGTCGGAGACGGTGAACTCTGTGAAGGCACCAACTGGGAAGCGGCAATTATTGCCACGCATCATAAACTCGACAATCTGACACTCTTTGTTGACCGCAATAAGTTCATGATTGACGGCCCGACAGAAGATATAACCTCACTTGAACCGATAGACGCCAAGTTCCAGGCATTCGGCTGGGAGACTATAACGATAGACGGTCATGATTTCGCTCAGATCGGCGATGCAATCGAAAAAGCCCAGGCGAACAAAGGAAAGCCTACCGTAATTATCTGCAATACGATAAAGGGCAAAGGGGTTGAACTATTTGAAAACAAATCCCAGTGGCATTACGGCGGAATCAACAGCGACCTTAAAGAACAGGCTCTCGCATGCCTGGACAAGTTCTATTGCGAATTATAA
- a CDS encoding transketolase C-terminal domain-containing protein: MAEGMSWSVTDGDKLTQAEIYGEVLAQLGDKYSNIVAITADLASSTKIGRFGKKFPAQFINVGIAENTMFGMAAGLAQSGMLPVVSTMAAFASLRSAEQVRTDICYQKLNVKIIATHAGISFGQAGSTHHCTEDLAVMRSFPNMTVIAPADGFETGNAVVAAMEIDGPVYIRIGRGFEPPVYKTQDYDYKIGKAIKMRDGKDITLIACGVGVLQSMRAAEVLKSQGLEARVINMHTIKPIDKDAILEAVTETRRIITVEDHSIMGGLGSAVAEVIVESGKACAFKRLGVPDVFAIVGYPEDLYHYYKFDADGIVETVGALLKMEIEEDENWEDEA, encoded by the coding sequence ATGGCTGAAGGTATGAGCTGGTCAGTAACTGATGGTGACAAATTAACACAGGCGGAAATATACGGCGAAGTTCTCGCACAGCTTGGAGATAAATATTCAAACATAGTGGCAATTACTGCGGACCTTGCAAGCTCCACAAAGATTGGACGATTCGGTAAAAAATTTCCTGCACAGTTTATCAATGTAGGCATCGCCGAAAACACCATGTTCGGCATGGCGGCAGGCCTTGCACAGTCAGGCATGTTGCCGGTTGTATCTACGATGGCTGCTTTCGCATCGCTCAGGAGCGCAGAGCAGGTAAGGACCGACATCTGCTATCAGAAGCTCAATGTCAAAATAATAGCAACACATGCGGGCATTTCATTCGGGCAGGCAGGTTCGACTCACCACTGCACGGAAGACCTTGCAGTGATGCGCTCTTTTCCGAACATGACGGTTATCGCACCTGCCGACGGTTTTGAGACGGGTAATGCGGTTGTTGCGGCAATGGAGATTGACGGCCCTGTTTATATAAGGATTGGCCGTGGTTTTGAACCTCCTGTCTACAAGACTCAGGACTATGATTACAAGATAGGCAAGGCGATCAAGATGAGGGACGGCAAGGACATCACCCTTATCGCCTGCGGAGTCGGGGTGCTTCAGAGCATGAGGGCCGCCGAGGTATTGAAGTCCCAGGGGCTTGAGGCAAGGGTTATCAACATGCATACGATAAAGCCGATAGACAAGGATGCGATTCTTGAGGCTGTCACGGAAACGCGGCGCATAATAACGGTAGAGGATCACAGCATCATGGGTGGTCTGGGTTCAGCTGTCGCTGAAGTCATAGTCGAAAGCGGCAAGGCCTGCGCTTTCAAACGTCTGGGAGTACCCGATGTTTTCGCAATAGTCGGCTACCCGGAGGACCTCTACCATTACTACAAGTTCGATGCCGACGGAATAGTCGAGACGGTCGGCGCCCTTCTCAAGATGGAAATCGAAGAGGATGAGAACTGGGAAGACGAGGCATAA
- the asnB gene encoding asparagine synthase (glutamine-hydrolyzing) yields MCGVAGIYKPTGFTIENIERMLSTMNHRGPDEYGTWAGDELMLGHKRLSIIGVSSGRQPLSNNDGSVVVSANGEIFNYIELREELIKKGHVFRTDCDIELIPHLYDEYGLAMFEHMNGQFAFALWDAKNRRLILARDRFGIAPLFYAWKNDSLIFSSEIKAMLPVLGKLSLDYMGLSQVFTFWNTVAPRTVFEGVSQLRPGEFMVVDSSGVKKQIYWDLEFPDASEHDIRDEKKAIDGIRELLDYSALIRLRADVPVGAYLSGGLDSSILCLLVRKHAQHMETFSVSFADSAYDEAPFQEMMGRALGTNHHVERIGYPDIGNVFEDVIWHAETPVLRSAPAPMHRLSGLTRNHGIKVVLTGEGSDELFGGYDIFKENRIRRFWSKFPDSKLRPQLLFRLYPYSPVQMKRSGAMLISFYKKDIAETSHFGYSHLPTWRNTAGIQSYFTDEVRYALLDYSPVDELEALIPDNFYRWHPLNQAQYLEIKLLLAGYLLCSQGERMTMAHSVEGRYPFLDHNVAEFANRIDPKLKLKGLTEKYILKKAFMDELPREIFMRTKQPYGAPNKEGFFADGKPRENVAQYLDTETIKSSGIYNPGMVEGLIKKCAESSRLGFRDNSAFVGIISTQILLDKFC; encoded by the coding sequence GTGTGCGGTGTAGCGGGAATATATAAACCGACAGGTTTCACGATTGAGAACATCGAAAGGATGCTCTCAACAATGAACCACCGGGGGCCGGACGAATACGGCACATGGGCGGGCGATGAGCTGATGCTCGGCCACAAGAGGCTTTCAATTATCGGCGTATCCTCCGGCAGGCAGCCTCTGTCCAATAATGACGGCAGCGTCGTGGTTTCGGCGAACGGCGAGATATTCAATTACATTGAACTTCGCGAAGAACTCATCAAAAAGGGCCACGTCTTCCGCACAGACTGTGATATCGAACTCATACCGCATCTTTACGATGAATACGGCCTCGCAATGTTCGAGCATATGAACGGCCAGTTCGCATTCGCCTTATGGGATGCAAAGAACAGGCGGCTTATCCTTGCCCGCGACAGGTTCGGCATAGCTCCGCTCTTCTATGCATGGAAAAATGACAGCCTGATCTTTTCATCGGAGATAAAGGCAATGCTTCCGGTTCTCGGGAAATTGAGCCTCGATTATATGGGGCTTTCGCAGGTATTCACGTTCTGGAACACGGTCGCGCCCCGCACTGTCTTTGAAGGTGTAAGCCAATTAAGGCCCGGCGAATTCATGGTCGTGGATTCATCCGGAGTAAAGAAGCAAATATACTGGGACCTCGAATTTCCCGATGCGAGCGAGCATGACATCAGGGATGAAAAAAAGGCGATAGATGGCATACGCGAACTGCTTGACTATTCAGCGTTAATAAGACTGAGGGCCGACGTGCCGGTCGGTGCATATCTGAGCGGCGGGCTCGATTCCAGCATACTCTGCCTTCTTGTGAGAAAACATGCACAGCACATGGAGACGTTTTCGGTAAGCTTCGCCGACTCCGCATACGACGAGGCGCCGTTTCAGGAGATGATGGGCAGGGCGCTCGGCACGAACCACCATGTCGAAAGGATAGGCTACCCGGATATCGGAAATGTCTTCGAAGATGTCATCTGGCATGCCGAGACTCCAGTGCTTCGCTCTGCGCCTGCACCCATGCACCGCCTTTCTGGTCTCACCAGAAACCACGGGATAAAGGTGGTACTGACGGGAGAAGGATCGGACGAGCTTTTCGGCGGCTACGACATCTTCAAGGAAAACAGGATACGCCGCTTCTGGTCGAAATTTCCCGACTCGAAATTAAGACCGCAGCTCCTTTTCAGGCTCTACCCGTATTCGCCTGTACAGATGAAGCGCTCGGGTGCAATGCTAATATCGTTTTATAAAAAGGACATAGCCGAGACCTCGCATTTCGGGTATTCGCATCTTCCCACATGGAGGAATACAGCAGGGATACAGTCATATTTTACAGACGAGGTCAGATACGCACTTCTTGATTACAGTCCGGTAGATGAGCTTGAGGCGCTGATTCCGGATAATTTTTACCGCTGGCATCCGCTCAACCAGGCGCAGTATCTGGAAATAAAACTTCTGCTCGCAGGCTATCTCCTGTGCTCTCAGGGCGAGCGCATGACAATGGCGCACAGCGTGGAAGGCAGATACCCGTTCCTTGACCATAATGTGGCTGAATTCGCCAACAGGATTGACCCGAAGCTCAAGCTAAAAGGATTGACGGAAAAGTATATCCTGAAGAAGGCTTTCATGGACGAGCTGCCGCGCGAGATATTTATGCGCACAAAGCAGCCCTATGGTGCACCGAACAAGGAAGGTTTCTTTGCAGATGGAAAACCCCGTGAGAATGTTGCGCAATATCTCGATACTGAAACGATAAAATCTTCCGGTATCTACAATCCGGGTATGGTGGAGGGGCTCATTAAGAAA